In Pan troglodytes isolate AG18354 chromosome 21, NHGRI_mPanTro3-v2.0_pri, whole genome shotgun sequence, one genomic interval encodes:
- the RNF24 gene encoding RING finger protein 24 isoform X2, protein MSSDFPHYNFRMPNIGFQNLPLNIYIVVFGTAIFVFILSLLFCCYLIRLRHQAHKEFYAYKQVILKEKVKELNLHELCAVCLEDFKPRDELGICPCKHAFHRKCLIKWLEVRKVCPLCNMPVLQLAQLHSKQDRGPPQGPLPGAENIV, encoded by the exons ATGAGCTCGGATTTCCCACATTACAACTTCAGGATGCCTAATATTGGATTCCAGAATCTGCCTCTCAACATATATATTGTGGTTTTTGGTACTGCTATATTTGTCTTCATCCTTAGTTTACTCTTCTGTTGCTACTTGATTAG gcTAAGACATCAAGCACACAAAGAATTTTATGCCTACAAACAG GTTATattaaaagagaaagtaaaagaattgAATTTACATGAG CTCTGTGCAGTGTGCCTAGAAGACTTCAAGCCTCGAGATGAGTTGGGGATTTGCCCATGTAAGCACGCCTTCCACAGAAA GTGCCTTATTAAGTGGCTGGAGGTTCGTAAAGTGTGTCCCCTGTGCAACATGCCAGTTCTACAGCTGGCCCAGTTGCACAGTAAGCAGGACCGTGGACCCCCTCAGGGGCCCCTTCCCGGGGCAGAGAACATTGTATAG